The Saccharomonospora cyanea NA-134 genome includes a region encoding these proteins:
- a CDS encoding phosphoribosyl-ATP diphosphatase produces the protein MKTFDELYAELTERARTRPEGSGTVEALAAGVHAQGKKVLEEAGEVWIAAEHESDERLAEEISQLLYRVQVLMLGRGVTLEDVYRYL, from the coding sequence GTGAAGACCTTCGACGAGCTGTACGCCGAGCTGACCGAGCGTGCCCGCACGCGACCCGAGGGGTCGGGCACCGTCGAGGCGCTGGCGGCCGGAGTTCATGCCCAGGGCAAGAAGGTGCTGGAAGAGGCGGGGGAGGTCTGGATCGCCGCCGAGCACGAGTCGGACGAGCGGCTGGCCGAGGAGATCTCCCAGTTGCTGTACCGCGTGCAGGTGCTGATGCTCGGCCGCGGTGTCACGTTGGAGGACGTCTACCGGTACCTGTGA
- a CDS encoding class I SAM-dependent DNA methyltransferase, which produces MENERLPGEMIGSKPGRGQLEVRLPDHVERIDQDMEYCSVLVDGSWQKIRFHDYDRIFAIPGLYEQLFHDILDCRSPDVVGKLLKEQLQRENVSASSLRALDLGAGNGLVGAQLRTVGLGHLVGVDIIPEAREAALRDRPEVYDDYLVVDMTRLSEPDRSRLAGQKFNALSCVAALGYGDIPPEAFRTAFNFVADGGWIAFTIKDRFLSDEDTSGFARLIERATESGLLDVRMSERYRHRLNVRGEPLHYVALVGTKQADIPAELLS; this is translated from the coding sequence ATGGAGAACGAGAGGCTACCCGGCGAAATGATCGGTTCCAAGCCCGGGCGGGGGCAGCTTGAGGTGCGGTTACCCGATCATGTCGAGCGCATCGACCAGGACATGGAATACTGCTCCGTCCTGGTCGACGGCTCCTGGCAGAAGATCCGTTTTCACGACTACGATCGAATCTTCGCCATTCCGGGCCTTTACGAACAACTATTCCACGACATTCTCGACTGCCGCTCTCCCGACGTCGTGGGCAAGCTGCTGAAAGAGCAACTCCAGCGGGAGAACGTGAGTGCTTCGTCACTGCGGGCGCTGGACCTCGGGGCGGGCAACGGGCTCGTCGGTGCGCAGCTGCGCACGGTGGGCCTGGGTCATCTCGTCGGCGTCGACATCATTCCGGAAGCCAGGGAGGCGGCCCTGCGCGACCGGCCCGAGGTCTACGACGACTACCTCGTGGTCGACATGACCCGGCTGTCCGAGCCGGACCGGTCGAGGCTCGCGGGCCAGAAGTTCAACGCGCTCTCGTGCGTGGCCGCACTCGGCTACGGCGACATTCCTCCCGAAGCCTTCAGGACCGCCTTCAACTTCGTCGCCGACGGCGGCTGGATCGCGTTCACCATCAAGGATCGGTTCCTCTCGGACGAGGACACCTCCGGGTTCGCGCGGCTGATCGAACGCGCGACGGAGTCCGGCCTGCTGGACGTGCGCATGTCGGAGCGGTACCGGCACCGGCTCAACGTGCGCGGCGAACCGCTGCACTACGTCGCTCTCGTGGGCACGAAGCAGGCCGACATCCCGGCCGAGTTGCTGTCCTGA
- a CDS encoding HAD family hydrolase, translated as MDRLSAVDEVAGVLWDMDGTLVDSEKLWDVALYEAAEWLGGSLSPEQRSTLVGSNMIVTCRYLLRVVGKPADDAAVAEVADWVRARTKEMFAEELPWRAGAHDALVAMRAAGVPSALVTSTERELTELALRTIGADKFDVIVCGDEVDGLNKPHPEPYLRAARALGVDPARCVAVEDSPVGADSATAAGCTVLVVPNEVPVPPGRRRVFRSSLVGIDAEALAELVRSA; from the coding sequence GTGGACCGACTGTCCGCTGTGGACGAAGTTGCCGGTGTGCTGTGGGACATGGACGGCACGCTCGTCGATTCGGAGAAGCTGTGGGACGTCGCACTCTACGAGGCGGCGGAATGGCTGGGCGGATCGCTTTCTCCCGAGCAGCGCTCCACGCTCGTCGGTTCGAACATGATCGTCACATGCCGGTACCTGCTCCGGGTGGTCGGGAAACCGGCCGACGACGCCGCTGTGGCGGAGGTCGCCGACTGGGTACGCGCCCGGACGAAGGAGATGTTCGCCGAGGAACTCCCGTGGCGCGCCGGCGCGCACGACGCCCTCGTCGCCATGCGCGCCGCGGGTGTGCCGTCCGCTCTGGTCACCTCGACCGAACGTGAGCTGACCGAACTGGCGCTGCGCACCATCGGAGCCGACAAGTTCGACGTGATCGTCTGCGGTGACGAGGTCGACGGGTTGAACAAGCCGCATCCCGAGCCCTACCTGAGGGCCGCGCGGGCGCTCGGGGTCGACCCGGCCCGTTGCGTGGCCGTCGAGGACTCGCCCGTGGGCGCGGACTCCGCCACCGCCGCGGGCTGCACGGTGCTCGTCGTTCCCAACGAGGTCCCGGTGCCGCCCGGGCGGCGGAGGGTGTTCCGCTCCTCGCTCGTCGGCATCGACGCGGAGGCGCTGGCGGAGCTGGTGCGCTCCGCCTGA
- a CDS encoding PAC2 family protein, which produces MSTPFDDTTQERSEPKPVMILAFEGWNDAGDAATTAVEHLQLNWDAKPLAEIDPDAYYDFQVNRPTVRLVDGVTRRVEWPTTRLAVCRPQDYDRDVVLVYGPEPNMRWRAFCDELLAHVDRLGVSTVVTLGALLADTAHTRPVPVSGTAYDADAAARFGLERSRYEGPTGIVGVFQDACVKAGVPAVSVWAAVPHYVAHPPSPKTTLALLRKLEDVLDVRIPLGALPEQAEEWQQTVTEMTNEDEEVSEYVRSLEERGDAEIVLDENSGDKLAAEFERYLRRHGPGGTSGPGDSSGR; this is translated from the coding sequence GTGAGCACGCCCTTCGACGACACGACACAGGAGCGGTCCGAGCCGAAGCCGGTGATGATCCTGGCTTTCGAAGGCTGGAACGACGCCGGGGACGCGGCTACCACGGCGGTCGAACACCTGCAGCTGAACTGGGACGCCAAGCCACTGGCCGAGATCGACCCGGACGCCTACTACGACTTCCAGGTCAACCGGCCCACCGTACGGTTGGTCGACGGCGTGACGCGGCGGGTGGAATGGCCGACGACGAGGCTCGCGGTGTGCAGGCCGCAGGACTATGACCGCGACGTCGTGCTGGTGTACGGTCCCGAACCCAACATGCGCTGGCGGGCGTTCTGCGACGAGTTGCTGGCACACGTCGACCGCCTCGGGGTGTCCACCGTCGTCACGCTGGGTGCTCTGTTGGCCGACACGGCGCACACCCGTCCGGTTCCGGTCAGTGGCACCGCCTACGACGCCGACGCGGCAGCGCGCTTCGGCCTCGAACGCAGCCGGTACGAAGGCCCCACGGGCATCGTCGGTGTCTTCCAGGACGCGTGTGTGAAGGCCGGCGTGCCCGCGGTGTCGGTGTGGGCGGCCGTTCCGCACTACGTGGCCCACCCGCCGTCGCCCAAGACGACCCTCGCGTTGCTGAGGAAGCTGGAGGATGTGCTCGACGTGCGCATCCCCCTGGGTGCGCTGCCGGAGCAGGCCGAGGAGTGGCAGCAGACGGTCACCGAGATGACCAACGAGGACGAGGAGGTCAGCGAGTACGTGCGGAGCCTCGAGGAACGCGGGGACGCCGAGATCGTGCTCGACGAGAACAGCGGTGACAAGCTCGCGGCCGAGTTCGAGCGTTACCTGCGCAGGCACGGTCCCGGAGGCACCTCGGGGCCCGGCGACTCCTCGGGCCGGTGA